In the Sarcophilus harrisii chromosome 1, mSarHar1.11, whole genome shotgun sequence genome, one interval contains:
- the ADNP2 gene encoding activity-dependent neuroprotector homeobox protein 2 produces MFQNPVENLDNIRKVRKKVKGILLDIGLDSCKELLKDLKDYDPGEKYFYNTSWGDVSPWESSGKRKKYRTKPYCCSLCKYSTKLLSSLKNHLHRYHEDEIDQELVVPCSKCVFASQPKVVEKHFRMFHSSYRKIQNYPMNILGESKSSRSDVINFTCLKCHFTNTLYYSMKKHVLIAHFNYLITSYFGMRTDEMPEQVKNDSTSLANMIPSSDKYYCKKCNIGASSLDALMYHILTSDTHRDLENRLRSVISEHIKKTGLLKQMHIAPKLSANMAMSPLTSSNAPALTAAASTCIQLALPQNNQNQTLVQSQAVTVASSASGTLTHSAPAAAQSHVTLVSSPLPVGQNNIALKASVPQPVFVSHGLPLNQPVSPTVLPLNQPVGSVNKSVGAGVLPINQTIHPGLLPLNQSVGPLNRPVGPGVLPINRPIAPNVLPVNQPVASGVIQGVPPRMISMGKTVPSGVLPVSQAVTSGVLPVSQPVTSGVLPVSQSVTSGVLPVSQTVTSGVLPVGQTVPSGVLPMGQKVSSGVLPVSQAVPSGVLPVGQAVPSGVLQLNQSVMSGVLPVSQAVRPGVLHLNQPVTPGVLPVNQPVRPNVSQNATFLTAGSILRQLIPTGKQVNGIPTYTLAPVSVTLPVPPGGVANVTPPQMPIQLMQSSTATQISHSPAGAPSPPIVVSTSQNMIVPASSSTPETSQAVNLKQAKQWKTCPVCNELFPSNVYQVHMEVAHKHSGSRSSEKLEPEKLAACAPFLRWMKEKSLRCISCKCLISEEELMHHLLMHGLGCLFCKYTFHNIRSLSDHNRTVHLGKKRLSVDYSNRGFQVDNDANGDLIFPHIDFITMLPKEELGEREVYLAILAGMYSKTVVPIYIKVRPQTLEEHNNPGKQVSTCPFCLGTFVTTEKYEIHLKERHHVMPTVHTFLKSPAFKCIHCCGVYTGKMTLTAITVHLLRCRSAPKVSSSALQIQPDLSEKELPLVNGEIHDSVFPVKRKLPDLCSGAEDQRDKEEPLIIDNDITSVSEKAVNVPSKKQKNESRTEGPLINDDALHILALNPQKYEDRSYEEKKQFLKDYFHKRPYPSKKEIELLSSLLWVWKIDVASFFGKRRYTCLRAIKNYKPSVLLGFDMSELKNVKHRLHFECETQTL; encoded by the coding sequence cttcattgaaaaatcaTTTGCATCGCTACCATGAAGATGAAATTGATCAAGAGTTGGTGGTTCCTTGTTCAAAGTGTGTTTTTGCTTCTCAGCCTAAAGTTGTGGAAAAACACTTTCGGATGTTTCATTCTTCTTACCGGAAAATTCAGAATTACCCCATGAATATTTTGGGTGAATCTAAATCATCCAGGAGTGATGTGATAAACTTCACATGCTTAAAATGCCATTTTACAAACACTTTGTACTACAGCATGAAGAAACATGTACTCATAGCACATTTTAATTACTTGATTACCTCCTACTTTGGCATGAGAACTGATGAAATGCCTGAACAAGTGAAAAATGACAGCACTTCACTTGCCAATATGATTCCATCTTCTGACAAGTACTATTGTAAAAAATGTAACATAGGTGCCAGCAGCCTGGATGCTTTAATGTATCATATTTTGACATCAGATACCCATAGAGATCTGGAAAATAGGCTCAGATCTGTAATTTCAGAACATATCAAAAAAACAGGACTTCTTAAGCAAATGCACATTGCTCCTAAACTTTCTGCAAATATGGCCATGTCTCCTTTAACTAGCAGCAATGCTCCAGCACTAACAGCTGCTGCTTCTACTTGCATTCAGCTTGCCTTGccacaaaataatcaaaaccaaACTCTGGTACAGTCACAGGCGGTAACTGTGGCCTCAAGTGCCTCTGGGACTCTTACCCATAGTGCCCCTGCTGCTGCCCAATCACACGTAACTCTTGTATCTAGCCCTTTGCCAGTGGGCCAGAACAATATTGCACTTAAGGCATCTGTTCCTCAACCAGTTTTTGTTTCTCATGGCCTCCCACTTAATCAGCCTGTGAGTCCTACAGTTCTTCCCCTAAACCAACCAGTTGGATCTGTCAATAAGTCTGTTGGAGCAGGAGTTCTCCCTATAAACCAAACCATTCACCCAGGACTTTTGCCCCTCAATCAGTCTGTTGGACCTTTAAATAGACCCGTTGGACCCGGAGTTCTTCCCATAAATAGACCCATTGCACCTAATGTGCTTCCTGTTAACCAACCTGTTGCATCAGGTGTCATCCAAGGAGTTCCACCAAGGATGATCTCTATGGGTAAGACAGTCCCATCAGGGGTACTCCCTGTAAGCCAGGCAGTCACATCAGGCGTACTCCCTGTAAGCCAGCCAGTCACATCAGGGGTGCTCCCTGTGAGCCAGTCAGTCACATCAGGAGTGCTCCCTGTAAGCCAAACAGTTACATCAGGTGTTCTGCCTGTGGGCCAGACGGTACCATCAGGGGTTCTGCCCATGGGCCAGAAGGTATCATCAGGGGTACTCCCTGTGAGCCAAGCAGTCCCATCAGGAGTACTCCCTGTGGGCCAGGCAGTCCCATCAGGGGTTCTTCAACTCAATCAGTCTGTTATGTCAGGAGTTCTTCCAGTTAGCCAGGCAGTGCGACCTGGAGTACTCCATCTTAATCAACCAGTTACACCAGGTGTTCTTCCTGTAAATCAGCCAGTCAGACCTAATGTCTCCCAGAATGCCACTTTCCTAACTGCAGGCTCTATCCTTAGACAACTAATACCAACAGGGAAACAAGTTAACGGAATACCTACATACACCTTAGCACCAGTTTCAGTTACATTGCCTGTACCACCTGGTGGTGTAGCAAATGTTACACCACCACAAATGCCAATTCAGCTCATGCAGTCTAGTACAGCTACCCAGATATCTCATTCCCCAGCTGGTGCACCTTCTCCTCCTATAGTGGTAAGCACTTCCCAAAATATGATTGTCCCGGCATCTTCATCTACTCCAGAAACAAGCCAAGCTGTCAATCTCAAACAAGCTAAACAATGGAAAACCTGCCCAGTTTGCAATGAACTCTTTCCATCTAATGTCTATCAGGTGCACATGGAAGTGGCTCATAAACATAGTGGATCAAGATCCAGTGAAAAACTTGAGCCTGAAAAACTTGCAGCATGTGCACCATTTTTAAgatggatgaaagaaaaaagtcttcGCTGTATCTCTTGTAAATGCTTAAtatcagaggaagaactgatgcaTCATTTATTAATGCATGGTTTAGGGTGCTTATTCTGTAAATATACTTTCCATAACATTAGAAGTCTTTCAGATCATAATAGGACTGTGCACCTTGGAAAAAAGAGATTATCTGTGGATTACAGCAACAGAGGTTTCCAGGTTGATAATGATGCTAATGGTGACTTAATATTTCCTCATATTGATTTCATTACCATGTTGCCAAAGGAAGAACTTGGAGAAAGGGAAGTCTATTTGGCAATATTAGCTGGAATGTACTCCAAGACAGTTGTACCGATCTATATTAAAGTGAGACCACAGACTCTTGAGGAACATAACAACCCTGGAAAACAAGTCAGTACCTGTCCATTTTGCCTTGGTACCTTTGTAAccacagaaaaatatgaaatacatttaaaggaAAGACATCACGTCATGCCAACTGTACATACATTCTTAAAGTCTCCTGCTTTCAAGTGCATCCATTGCTGTGGGGTATATACTGGAAAAATGACATTAACTGCAATCACTGTACATTTGTTACGTTGCAGGAGTGCCCCCAAAGTTAGTAGTTCAGCTCTTCAGATCCAGCCTGATCTTAGTGAAAAAGAACTGCCATTAGTGAATGGTGAAATACATGATTCTGTTTTTCCTGTCAAGAGAAAACTTCCTGATCTCTGTTCTGGGGCAGAGGACCAAAGGGATAAAGAAGAACCTCTTATCATAGATAATGACATCACTTCTGTTTCTGAAAAAGCAGTGAATGTGCcttctaaaaaacaaaagaatgaaagtaGGACTGAAGGTCCACTAATAAATGATGATGCTCTTCATATTCTAGCACTAAATCCCCAGAAGTATGAAGACCGTTCATATGAGGAGAAAAAACAGTTCCTTAAAGATTATTTCCATAAGAGGCCATATCCTAGCAAAAAAGAGATAGAACTGTTATCATCCCTTCTCTGGGTGTGGAAAATTGATGTTGCATCCTTTTTTGGGAAAAGAAGATATACCTGCCTAAgagcaataaaaaattacaaaccTTCTGTGCTTTTGGGCTTTGATATGTCAGAACTGAAAAACGTTAAGCACAGATTACACTTTGAGTGTGAAACACAaaccttataa
- the BLOC1S4 gene encoding biogenesis of lysosome-related organelles complex 1 subunit 4 isoform X1 gives MERGHAGLGPREGLAPEEELEAPGASWSGDSGNVSQSHSSASGLWEEEEEAAAGAQGEEGERSGRRRRPSRDRTGDAAGSDLPLLRRTAAGYAAYLLPAAGEGGGPEIEALDRSLEDLLTRVDEFVGMLDMIRSDSSQVVNESVPHIHNKATEMNEIYRKIDKLEAFVKMIGNCVTRMEEQVTKAEAELGTFPNTLKKLLHTINVPSFLNKSYSTKQQQTVYEPPILFRTEDYFPCCKEGPQA, from the exons ATGGAGAGGGGTCACGCGGGGCTGGGGCCGCGCGAGGGCTTGGCGCCCGAGGAGGAGCTCGAAGCCCCGGGAGCTTCCTGGAGCGGAGACAGCGGCAATGTCTCTCAGAGCCACAGCAGCGCCTCCGGGctctgggaggaggaggaggaggcggcggcggggGCCCAGGGGGAGGAAGGCGAGCGCagcgggcggcggcggcggcccagCCGGGACCGCACTGGCGACGCCGCCGGCTCGGACTTGCCTCTGCTCCGCCGCACCGCCGCTGGCTACGCCGCCTACCTGCTGCCGGCGGCGGGAGAGGGAGGCGGCCCCGAG ATAGAAGCTTTAGACAGGAGTCTTGAAGACTTACTAACTAGAGTTGATGAATTTGTTGGGATGCTAGATATG atTCGAAGTGACTCCTCACAAGTAGTCAATGAAAGTGTACCTCATATTCACAACAAAGCCACTGAAATGAAtgagatatatagaaaaattgacaAATTGGAG GCTTTTGTTAAAATGATTGGAAATTGTGTGACAAGAATGGAAGAGCAGGTGACAAAAGCAGAAGCAGAGCTTGGAACATTTCCCAACACATTAAAGAAACTTTTGCACACAATTAATGTGCCATCCTTCCTTAAT AAATCGTATTCCACAAAACAACAGCAAACTGTCTATGAACCTCCTATCCTTTTCAGGACAGAAGACTATTTTCCTTGTTGCAAAGAAGGACCTCAGGCATGA
- the BLOC1S4 gene encoding biogenesis of lysosome-related organelles complex 1 subunit 4 isoform X2, with protein sequence MERGHAGLGPREGLAPEEELEAPGASWSGDSGNVSQSHSSASGLWEEEEEAAAGAQGEEGERSGRRRRPSRDRTGDAAGSDLPLLRRTAAGYAAYLLPAAGEGGGPEIRSDSSQVVNESVPHIHNKATEMNEIYRKIDKLEAFVKMIGNCVTRMEEQVTKAEAELGTFPNTLKKLLHTINVPSFLNKSYSTKQQQTVYEPPILFRTEDYFPCCKEGPQA encoded by the exons ATGGAGAGGGGTCACGCGGGGCTGGGGCCGCGCGAGGGCTTGGCGCCCGAGGAGGAGCTCGAAGCCCCGGGAGCTTCCTGGAGCGGAGACAGCGGCAATGTCTCTCAGAGCCACAGCAGCGCCTCCGGGctctgggaggaggaggaggaggcggcggcggggGCCCAGGGGGAGGAAGGCGAGCGCagcgggcggcggcggcggcccagCCGGGACCGCACTGGCGACGCCGCCGGCTCGGACTTGCCTCTGCTCCGCCGCACCGCCGCTGGCTACGCCGCCTACCTGCTGCCGGCGGCGGGAGAGGGAGGCGGCCCCGAG atTCGAAGTGACTCCTCACAAGTAGTCAATGAAAGTGTACCTCATATTCACAACAAAGCCACTGAAATGAAtgagatatatagaaaaattgacaAATTGGAG GCTTTTGTTAAAATGATTGGAAATTGTGTGACAAGAATGGAAGAGCAGGTGACAAAAGCAGAAGCAGAGCTTGGAACATTTCCCAACACATTAAAGAAACTTTTGCACACAATTAATGTGCCATCCTTCCTTAAT AAATCGTATTCCACAAAACAACAGCAAACTGTCTATGAACCTCCTATCCTTTTCAGGACAGAAGACTATTTTCCTTGTTGCAAAGAAGGACCTCAGGCATGA